Proteins found in one Rhizobium sp. NZLR1 genomic segment:
- a CDS encoding type II toxin-antitoxin system RelE/ParE family toxin, with protein sequence MIVKWLQQALLNREGQIRHIFAQNPQAAIALDDVIRHQAKMLADHPEAGRGGRLDGTRELVIPRTAFLLIYRIDRKVQRVEILRLLHGAQQWPPKG encoded by the coding sequence TTGATCGTCAAATGGCTGCAGCAGGCTCTCCTGAATCGGGAAGGCCAGATTCGGCACATCTTCGCTCAAAATCCGCAGGCTGCAATTGCGTTGGATGATGTTATCCGACATCAGGCCAAAATGCTCGCCGATCACCCCGAAGCAGGACGCGGCGGCCGTCTCGATGGAACGCGGGAATTGGTCATCCCGCGCACTGCATTTCTGCTGATCTATCGCATCGACAGAAAAGTCCAGAGGGTGGAAATACTGCGCCTTCTTCATGGCGCCCAGCAATGGCCGCCGAAAGGCTGA
- a CDS encoding cyclic nucleotide-binding domain-containing protein has product MLLRDEVEMLRRVPIFSRIAPAKLKLLAFTSDRMTYKAGQNLFHQGDVGDAAYVILSGTADIIVSSPAGEIKVADVELNSIVGEIAILCDVSRTATVRATSPLEVLRISKEHFLKLLSDFPEMAVEIMRVLADRLNHTTAELTAARAAKQPQMAQ; this is encoded by the coding sequence ATGCTGTTGAGAGACGAAGTCGAAATGCTGCGACGGGTGCCGATCTTTTCGAGGATTGCGCCAGCAAAGCTCAAGCTTTTGGCCTTCACCTCCGACCGCATGACCTACAAGGCCGGTCAGAACCTCTTCCATCAGGGCGATGTCGGCGACGCCGCCTATGTGATTCTTTCCGGCACCGCCGACATCATCGTCTCCTCACCGGCCGGCGAGATCAAGGTTGCCGATGTCGAGCTCAATTCCATCGTCGGCGAAATCGCCATCCTCTGCGATGTCTCGCGCACGGCAACGGTGCGCGCCACCTCCCCGCTCGAAGTGCTGCGCATCAGCAAGGAGCACTTCCTGAAGCTGCTCAGCGACTTCCCCGAAATGGCCGTGGAAATCATGCGCGTTCTCGCCGACCGCCTGAACCACACGACGGCGGAATTGACCGCGGCCCGCGCGGCAAAGCAGCCGCAGATGGCGCAGTAA
- a CDS encoding ABC transporter ATP-binding protein: MEKSLARYIWKNTRLQQLWILAVVAASMVPYFLSFDLPKQIVNGPIQGDGFEGPGARQTFMHIAYDIPLIGHVEFFQGLQLNRFQMLMALSLVFLALVVLNGLFKFYINTYKGRLGERMLRRIRFELVDRVLRFPPIHFKRVKSAEIATMIKDEVEPMGGFTGDAFVSPALLGGQAITALAFIIVQNFWLGMIAAGIVGVQAIIIPRMRKRLLELGRQRQLTARELSGRVGEIVDGIGTIHGNDTSNLERADIASRLGRIFSIRYDLYQWKFLVKFINNFLAQVTPFLFYAIGGYLALQGRLDIGQLVAVISAYKDLPGPLKELIDWDQMRQDVQVKYQQVYEQFNVEPLIDSRIQELATAPVGPLTHAFVVTNLSLSDDSGARLVDHVSVEIKPNETVAIVGPNGSGAEAFAEALGRMVWPDSGRITIDGQDLLAMPESITGRRISYASADTFFFHGTLASNLLYGLKHAPMTDPVYDEQEALEYKWHSIEAVKAGNPTLDLNSDWVDYKAAGASGPEDLLKAIRPVLDAVMISQDILDLALRSTVNTDVHVAVSDHVVALRASLRDRLRDEGLDTIVVPFDFDAYNGQATVGENLLFGTMKRPLMTNRRLAAHPYFQQLFRETGLSTDLYAMGLEIAENAVELFHDLPPDHPFFQQLTFMTADDIPTYQALLQKLQSRRFEDATPEERSAIIRLSFAYIEPRHRFGLLTDELMGKIVNARKQFHEHIPADLAELIERYDAERFTPSASLMDNVLFGRIAYQQADASDRIRGIMGELFDALDLYDDVLSIGLEFDVGSGGKRLTMVQRQKLNLARALLKRSDYFIFNRPLSALDQRVQDQITRNIVEDLHEEGQRPAIIWVLSNARMAEVFDRILLFDRGGLAEAGNYPELSEKNGMFKELLS; the protein is encoded by the coding sequence ATGGAAAAAAGCCTCGCCCGCTACATCTGGAAAAACACGCGGCTGCAGCAGCTGTGGATTCTGGCTGTCGTCGCCGCCTCGATGGTGCCCTACTTCCTGTCCTTCGACCTGCCGAAGCAGATCGTCAACGGACCGATCCAGGGTGACGGCTTCGAAGGTCCGGGCGCACGGCAGACCTTCATGCACATTGCCTACGACATCCCGCTGATCGGCCATGTCGAGTTCTTTCAAGGCTTGCAGCTCAACCGCTTCCAGATGCTGATGGCCCTTAGCCTGGTGTTCCTGGCGCTGGTGGTGCTGAACGGCCTCTTCAAGTTCTATATCAACACCTATAAGGGCCGGCTTGGCGAGCGCATGCTGCGCCGTATCCGCTTCGAGCTGGTCGACCGGGTGCTGCGTTTTCCGCCCATTCATTTCAAGCGGGTAAAATCCGCCGAGATCGCCACCATGATCAAGGACGAGGTGGAGCCGATGGGCGGTTTCACCGGCGATGCCTTCGTCTCGCCTGCCCTTCTCGGCGGCCAGGCGATCACCGCACTCGCCTTCATCATCGTCCAGAATTTCTGGCTCGGCATGATCGCCGCCGGCATCGTCGGCGTCCAGGCCATCATCATCCCTCGCATGCGCAAGCGGCTGCTGGAGCTCGGCCGCCAGCGGCAGCTGACGGCACGCGAGCTTTCCGGCCGCGTCGGCGAAATCGTCGACGGCATTGGCACGATCCACGGCAACGACACCTCCAACCTCGAACGCGCCGACATCGCCTCGCGGCTTGGCCGGATCTTTTCGATCCGCTACGACCTTTACCAGTGGAAGTTCCTGGTGAAGTTCATCAACAACTTCCTCGCCCAGGTCACGCCTTTCCTGTTCTACGCGATCGGCGGCTACCTGGCGCTGCAGGGCAGGCTCGATATCGGCCAGCTCGTCGCCGTCATATCAGCCTATAAGGACCTGCCCGGGCCGCTGAAGGAACTGATCGACTGGGACCAGATGCGCCAGGACGTGCAGGTGAAGTACCAGCAGGTCTATGAGCAGTTCAATGTCGAGCCGCTGATCGACAGCCGCATCCAGGAGCTCGCCACTGCCCCGGTGGGTCCGCTGACGCATGCGTTCGTTGTCACCAACCTCTCACTCTCCGATGACAGCGGCGCCCGCCTGGTCGACCACGTCTCCGTCGAGATCAAGCCGAACGAGACAGTTGCGATCGTCGGCCCGAACGGCAGCGGCGCGGAAGCCTTCGCCGAAGCGCTCGGACGCATGGTCTGGCCGGATTCCGGCCGCATCACCATCGACGGGCAGGACCTGTTGGCTATGCCGGAATCGATCACCGGCCGGCGCATCTCCTACGCCTCGGCCGACACCTTCTTCTTCCATGGCACGCTTGCCAGCAATCTGCTCTACGGCCTCAAGCACGCGCCGATGACCGATCCGGTCTACGACGAGCAGGAAGCGCTGGAATACAAATGGCATTCCATCGAGGCGGTGAAGGCCGGCAATCCGACGCTCGACCTCAACAGCGACTGGGTGGACTATAAGGCAGCCGGCGCCAGCGGGCCGGAAGACCTTTTGAAAGCGATCCGCCCGGTGCTCGACGCCGTGATGATCTCGCAGGACATTCTGGATCTGGCGCTGCGATCGACCGTCAACACCGACGTGCATGTGGCCGTCAGCGATCACGTCGTCGCACTGCGTGCCTCGCTCCGGGACCGGCTGCGCGACGAAGGGCTCGACACGATCGTCGTGCCTTTCGATTTCGACGCCTATAACGGCCAGGCGACGGTTGGCGAGAACCTGCTCTTCGGCACGATGAAGCGGCCGCTGATGACCAATCGCAGGCTGGCCGCGCATCCCTATTTCCAGCAGCTGTTCCGCGAAACCGGCCTCAGCACCGATCTCTATGCCATGGGCCTGGAGATCGCCGAGAATGCGGTGGAACTCTTCCATGATCTGCCGCCGGACCATCCGTTCTTCCAGCAGCTGACCTTCATGACGGCGGATGACATTCCGACCTATCAGGCGCTGCTGCAGAAACTGCAAAGCCGCCGCTTCGAAGACGCGACGCCCGAGGAACGTTCGGCCATCATCCGGCTGAGTTTTGCCTATATCGAGCCGCGCCACCGCTTCGGCTTGCTGACGGACGAGCTGATGGGCAAGATCGTCAACGCCCGCAAGCAGTTTCACGAGCATATTCCGGCCGATCTCGCCGAGCTGATCGAGCGCTACGACGCCGAGCGTTTCACCCCGTCTGCAAGCCTGATGGACAATGTGCTCTTCGGCCGCATCGCCTATCAGCAGGCCGACGCCTCCGATCGCATCCGCGGCATCATGGGCGAGCTCTTCGACGCGCTCGACCTTTATGACGATGTTCTGTCGATCGGCCTCGAATTCGACGTCGGCTCCGGCGGCAAGCGGCTGACTATGGTGCAGCGGCAGAAGCTGAACCTTGCCCGCGCGCTGTTGAAACGCTCGGACTATTTCATCTTCAATCGGCCGCTATCGGCGCTAGACCAGCGCGTTCAGGATCAGATCACCCGCAACATCGTCGAAGACCTTCACGAAGAAGGCCAGCGGCCGGCAATCATCTGGGTGCTTTCCAATGCCCGGATGGCAGAGGTGTTCGACCGGATCCTGCTCTTCGACCGCGGCGGACTGGCGGAAGCCGGAAACTATCCGGAACTTTCCGAGAAAAACGGGATGTTCAAGGAACTGTTATCGTAA
- a CDS encoding glycosyltransferase, with amino-acid sequence MTAPRIFFYVQHLLGIGHIARASRIASALAKDGFDVTVITGGLPVPGFPGEGVKTVALPAVVASNAGFSGLADADGRPAGEDFLHARRDLLLNAFHAARPDVVIIEAFPFGRRQMRFELLPLLAAIDKAEPRPKLLSSVRDILQENRKAGRDAETAALVKAHFDAVLVHGDPSFVRLEDTFPLTGEIADRLRYTGLVAAPPAPEPTEIFDIIASAGGGAVGAALIGAAKEAAAMLPADLRWLLISGPNLPEADFAALSQDAPANVTLVRFRKDFPSLLRGAKVSISQAGYNTVGDLLRTECRAILIPFVVGGETEQTVRAERLQALDLADILPETGLTAGHVKEAVEKALATARREPVLLDLDGAEKTAGIIRSMLAESLA; translated from the coding sequence ATGACGGCACCGCGCATCTTCTTCTACGTCCAGCACCTGCTCGGCATCGGCCACATAGCCCGCGCCAGCCGCATCGCCAGTGCGCTTGCCAAGGATGGTTTCGACGTCACCGTCATCACCGGCGGCCTGCCGGTTCCGGGTTTTCCGGGCGAGGGTGTGAAGACCGTGGCCTTGCCGGCGGTCGTTGCCAGCAATGCCGGTTTCTCCGGTCTCGCCGATGCCGATGGCCGGCCAGCGGGCGAGGATTTCCTCCATGCCCGCCGCGATCTGCTACTTAACGCCTTTCATGCAGCAAGGCCCGATGTCGTCATCATCGAAGCCTTTCCCTTCGGCCGCCGGCAGATGCGCTTCGAACTGCTGCCTTTGCTTGCCGCAATCGACAAGGCCGAGCCCCGACCGAAACTCTTGAGCTCGGTGCGCGACATCCTGCAGGAAAACCGCAAGGCCGGCCGCGACGCGGAAACCGCCGCCCTGGTCAAAGCGCATTTCGATGCCGTGCTGGTCCACGGCGATCCGAGCTTCGTCAGGCTCGAAGACACGTTCCCGCTGACAGGGGAGATCGCCGACAGGCTGCGTTATACCGGCCTCGTCGCAGCGCCGCCGGCGCCGGAACCGACCGAGATATTCGATATCATCGCATCGGCGGGCGGCGGCGCGGTCGGCGCCGCGCTGATCGGTGCGGCGAAAGAGGCGGCGGCGATGCTGCCCGCCGATCTCCGCTGGCTGCTGATATCGGGTCCCAACCTGCCGGAAGCCGATTTCGCCGCGCTGTCGCAGGACGCGCCTGCGAATGTGACGCTGGTGCGCTTCCGCAAGGATTTTCCCTCGCTACTGCGCGGCGCCAAGGTTTCGATCTCGCAGGCCGGCTATAACACGGTCGGCGACCTCCTGCGCACCGAATGCCGGGCGATCCTCATCCCCTTCGTTGTCGGCGGCGAGACCGAGCAGACGGTGCGCGCCGAGCGGCTGCAGGCGCTTGATCTGGCCGATATCCTGCCGGAAACCGGACTGACGGCTGGCCATGTGAAAGAGGCCGTCGAAAAGGCGCTCGCCACGGCGCGCCGCGAGCCGGTATTGCTCGATCTCGACGGCGCCGAGAAAACCGCTGGCATCATTCGCTCCATGCTGGCCGAATCGCTCGCCTAA
- a CDS encoding glycosyltransferase — MPPRRKILVVLKGYPRLSETFIAQELLGLEKAGFDLTLISMRRPTDKKRHPVHDEIRARVVYLPEYLHEEPIRVLKGLVAGFSKPGFKALIKRFLADLTRDLSRNRFRRLGQALVLGREWPDGGQWLHAHFIHTPASVTEYASILTGTPWTCSAHAKDIWTSPDWELHEKLGSARWAVTCTRTGYEHMRALTSRKDAVHLSYHGLDLARFGHFAGERSDRTGSDPADPAFILSVGRAVEKKGYDVLLRALALLPADLHWRMEHIGGGEELARLKALAAELGLADRIVWKGAMAQEDVLDHYRRADLFALACRIAANGDRDGLPNVLVEAASQRLACLSTDVSGVPELLTDGENGLVVPPEDPALLAKALEAAIRDPALRKRLGDAAEKRVREDFDYHSSIRQLTGLFEAEWQKAS, encoded by the coding sequence TTGCCGCCACGCCGCAAGATCCTCGTCGTGCTGAAAGGCTATCCCCGCCTTTCGGAAACCTTCATCGCCCAGGAGCTGCTCGGCCTCGAAAAGGCCGGCTTCGACCTCACGCTGATTTCGATGCGCCGGCCGACCGACAAGAAGCGCCATCCCGTGCATGACGAGATCAGGGCGCGGGTCGTCTACCTGCCGGAATATCTGCATGAAGAGCCGATCCGCGTGCTGAAGGGCCTGGTCGCCGGTTTTTCCAAACCGGGCTTCAAGGCGCTGATCAAACGCTTCCTCGCCGACCTCACGCGCGACCTCTCCCGCAACCGCTTCCGCCGTCTTGGCCAGGCACTGGTGCTGGGACGAGAATGGCCGGACGGCGGGCAATGGCTGCATGCCCATTTCATCCACACACCGGCTTCGGTGACGGAATATGCGAGCATCCTCACCGGCACGCCCTGGACCTGTTCGGCGCATGCCAAGGACATATGGACGTCACCCGACTGGGAGTTGCACGAGAAACTCGGCAGTGCCCGCTGGGCCGTCACCTGCACCAGGACGGGCTATGAGCACATGCGCGCACTGACGTCCCGCAAGGATGCGGTGCACCTAAGTTACCACGGGCTCGATCTTGCCCGTTTCGGCCATTTTGCCGGCGAGCGTTCGGACAGGACCGGCAGCGACCCCGCCGATCCCGCCTTCATCCTTAGCGTCGGCCGCGCCGTCGAAAAGAAGGGCTACGACGTGCTGCTGCGCGCGCTGGCCCTGTTGCCCGCCGACCTCCACTGGCGCATGGAGCATATCGGCGGCGGCGAGGAGCTTGCGAGGCTGAAGGCGCTGGCAGCCGAACTCGGCCTTGCCGACCGCATCGTCTGGAAGGGCGCCATGGCGCAGGAAGACGTGCTCGATCATTATCGCCGCGCCGACCTCTTCGCGCTTGCCTGCCGGATCGCCGCCAACGGCGACCGCGACGGCCTGCCGAACGTGCTTGTGGAAGCCGCGAGCCAGCGGCTCGCCTGCCTCTCGACCGACGTATCCGGCGTGCCGGAGCTGCTGACGGACGGTGAAAACGGCCTGGTGGTGCCGCCAGAGGATCCGGCGCTGCTTGCCAAAGCGCTGGAGGCGGCAATCCGCGACCCGGCCCTGCGCAAGCGCCTCGGCGACGCCGCCGAAAAGCGGGTGCGCGAAGATTTCGACTATCACTCCAGCATCAGACAGCTCACCGGCCTGTTCGAGGCCGAATGGCAGAAGGCGTCATGA